In Daucus carota subsp. sativus chromosome 4, DH1 v3.0, whole genome shotgun sequence, one DNA window encodes the following:
- the LOC108215919 gene encoding uncharacterized protein LOC108215919: MAAIKHLISQSRRNYFPLAQLLRSHTSLRSLCSQIDSPNLNPNSDESQSQPPEPSRYSQPVVPQTISYPVKPKPEPEPTEPPIQTQNQNQNQNPQFRGSEWQNESDAGNAGVWSREDFRYVKDMAPVSYQTRVAPLPEDRKEESNESRENVEMRNRENEERVRRRVFRIYEEEKLPFPTLIKQDVEKKAAKEKVIYDLKEAIHLLKANTKCKFDETLEAHVKMTPDLRRTDLKLIGTASLPHGTGKPVRIAVFAEGGAADEARAAGADVVGGEDLIEGIKNGSIKVDFDKCISTPQLMSRVSKEISKILRRSTPNAKDGTVTTDLSRVVREAKQNVNFRKDKSAIVHVGLGKISFSEDALRENVGAFVNALLLAKPAGLKKSSKFAGYVGTFHLCSTMGRSYPISIQSLSIAADRYNKMQMR; encoded by the exons ATGGCGGCCATCAAACACCTGATCTCTCAATCTCGCCGCAATTACTTCCCACTGGCCCAACTCCTCCGGTCCCACACTTCTCTCAGATCACTCTGTTCCCAAATCGACTCTCCCAACCTTAACCCTAACTCCGACGAATCACAGTCACAGCCTCCCGAACCTTCCAGATACTCCCAACCGGTAGTCCCACAAACCATTTCTTACCCGGTTAAgcccaaacccgaacccgaaccgaccgAGCCACCAAttcaaactcaaaatcaaaatcaaaatcaaaacccTCAATTTCGGGGCTCTGAATGGCAAAATGAGAGTGATGCGGGGAATGCGGGGGTGTGGAGTCGAGAGGACTTTCGGTATGTGAAAGATATGGCTCCAGTGTCGTATCAGACTAGAGTGGCGCCATTGCCTGAGGACAGGAAGGAGGAGAGTAATGAGAGTCGGGAGAATGTGGAAATGCGAAATAGGGAGAATGAGGAGAGAGTGAGGAGGAGAGTGTTTAGGATTTACGAAGAGGAGAAGCTTCCGTTCCCGACTTTGATCAAACAGGATGTGGAGAAGAAGGCGGCGAAGGAGAAGGTGATTTATGATCTTAAAGAAGCAATTCATCTTCTGAAG GCTAATACCAAGTGCAAGTTCGATGAAACTCTGGAAGCGCATGTAAAGATGACCCCTGACCTACGTCGAACAGATCTG AAACTTATTGGTACCGCATCTCTGCCCCATGGAACTGGAAAG CCTGTCAGGATTGCTGTCTTTGCTGAAGGAGGTGCTGCAGATGAAGCCAGGGCTGCAGGAGCTGATGTTGTTGGTGGGGAGGACCTTATTGAGGGAATAAAAAATG GCAGTATTAAGGTTGATTTTGACAAATGCATCTCAACCCCTCAGTTAATGTCTAGGGTTTCAAAAGAG ATATCGAAAATCCTTAGGCGTTCTACTCCAAATGCTAAG GATGGTACTGTTACTACTGATCTCTCAAGGGTGGTGAGAGAAGCAAAACAAAATGTTAATTTCAGAAAAGACAAGTCAGCAATTGTGCATGTAGGCCTTGGAAAG ATAAGTTTCTCAGAAGATGCATTACGTGAGAATGTTGGTGCTTTTGTGAATGCGCTTTTGCTCGCAAAGCCAGCCGGATTAAAAAAGA GTTCAAAATTTGCTGGATATGTTGGTACATTTCATTTATGCAGCACA ATGGGCCGGTCTTACCCGATCTCCATACAATCATTATCAATAGCAGCCGATCGGTACAACAAAATGCAAATGAGGTGA
- the LOC108215712 gene encoding peroxidase P7-like codes for MSTWQSGKFSVAIVSVICLLIICSANAQLSANYYASSCPRLQRIVRSALTPEVRKDRRLGASLLRMHFHDCFVNGCDGSVLLDDTDTLTGEKNAFPNRNSLRGFDVIDTIKTRVEAACKDTVSCADILALVARDGTVLLGGPSWTVPLGRRDATTASQMQANIDLPSPASDLSALISSFANKGLTAAEMTALSGSHTIGQAQCSSFRPHIYNDTNIDSSFAATRQSNCPATAPSGDTNLAPLDLQSPNQFGSNYYQNLVAKRGLLHSDQELYNGGSQDALVKKYSNNNRAFRNDFAAAMIKMGNISPLTGTDGEIRKNCRVPN; via the exons ATGAGTACTTGGCAAAGTGGCAAGTTCTCTGTGGCAATAGTGTCTGTGATCTGTCTCCTGATTATTTGTTCCGCGAATGCGCAGCTCTCTGCAAACTACTATGCCTCGAGCTGCCCCAGGCTCCAGAGGATTGTGCGCAGCGCATTGACGCCTGAAGTTAGGAAAGATCGTCGCCTTGGCGCCTCTCTTCTTCGCATGCATTTCCATGATTGCTTTGTGAAT GGTTGTGATGGATCCGTGCTGTTGGACGACACGGACACCCTTACGGGAGAAAAGAATGCGTTTCCTAACCGAAACTCGTTAAGAGGATTCGATGTGATTGACACCATTAAAACTAGGGTGGAAGCTGCTTGTAAGGACACTGTTTCTTGTGCAGACATCCTTGCTCTTGTAGCACGCGATGGAACTGTTTTG TTGGGAGGTCCATCATGGACAGTGCCCCTGGGCCGCAGAGACGCCACAACAGCCAGCCAGATGCAAGCAAATATAGATCTCCCCAGTCCAGCTTCTGATCTTTCAGCTCTAATCTCCAGCTTCGCTAACAAAGGTCTCACCGCCGCTGAAATGACTGCACTTTCTGGTAGCCATACCATAGGCCAAGCCCAGTGCTCATCCTTCCGTCCCCATATCTACAATGACACTAACATTGATTCATCCTTTGCTGCCACTCGCCAGTCTAATTGCCCTGCCACAGCTCCGAGTGGCGATACTAATCTGGCTCCCCTCGACCTTCAATCCCCGAATCAATTTGGAAGCAATTACTATCAAAATCTTGTGGCCAAACGTGGACTTCTACATTCGGATCAGGAGCTCTACAACGGCGGATCACAAGATGCTTTGGTGAAGAAATATAGTAACAATAATAGAGCTTTTCGCAATGATTTTGCTGCAGCTATGATCAAAATGGGGAACATTAGTCCTTTGACCGGAACAGATGGAGAGATTAGAAAGAACTGCAGAGTCCCCAACTAA
- the LOC108215711 gene encoding probable serine/threonine-protein kinase PBL7, whose protein sequence is MNGEEESYSSNRSKERADLVIIFVVASLSLTALLVALSYYCYISNKLSKRRSLNHHQTPKAADSEDNAKAYANVQVTTEKGLQLFTFKQLHSATGGFTKSNLIGHGGFGLVYRGVLQNGRKIAVKVMDRAGKQGEEEFQVEVELLSRLRCPYLLTLVGYCSESSHKLLVYEFMANGGLQEHLYRIGGSSAVSSLKWEIRLRIALEAAKGLEYLHEHITPPVIHRDFKSSNILLDRNFHAKVSDFGLAKLGSDKAGGHVSTRVLGTQGYVAPEYALTGHLTTKSDVYSYGVVLLELLTGRVPVDMKRAPGECVLVAWALPLLTDREKVETIMDPKLEGQYSMKEVVQVAAIAAMCVQPEADYRPLMADVVQSLVPLVKQHRLKAGNCSSFNTTQSPKTSDFSKSSA, encoded by the exons ATGAACGGGGAGGAGGAAAGCTACAGTAGCAACAGGAGCAAAGAAAGAGCAGATCTGGTTATAATATTCGTAGTGGCATCACTATCGCTCACTGCTTTGTTGGTAGCCTTGAGTTACTACTGCTACATTTCCAACAAACTCTCCAAGCGCCGCTCTCTTAATCACCACCAAACTCCCA AAGCGGCTGACTCTGAGGATAATGCCAAAGCTTATGCTAATGTTCAAGTGACTACTGAGAAGGGACTTCAGCTGTTCACTTTCAAGCAGCTGCATTCTGCCACTGGCGGTTTTACTAAATCCAACTTGATTGGACATGGGGGATTTGGGTTAGTCTATCGCGGAGTGCTGCAAAATGGGAGAAAGATTGCAGTCAAAGTGATGGATCGAGCTGGAAAGCAGGGTGAAGAGGAATTCCAAGTAGAG gTTGAACTGTTGAGTCGTTTACGTTGTCCGTATCTGCTGACTTTGGTTGGTTACTGTTCTGAAAGTAGCCATAAATTGCTGGTGTACGAATTCATGGCAAATGGTGGTCTGCAGGAGCACTTGTATCGAATTGGTG GTTCTAGTGCTGTTTCTTCATTGAAGTGGGAAATCCGGCTGAGAATAGCTTTAGAAGCAGCCAAAGGTTTGGAATATCTCCATGAGCATATTACTCCCCCAGTCATTCACAGGGATTTTAAGAGCAGCAACATCCTTCTGGACAGGAATTTTCATGCTAAAGTCTCTGATTTTGGATTGGCCAAGCTTGGGTCTGACAAAGCTGGGGGACATGTTTCTACCAGAGTGTTAGGTACCCAGGGATATGTTGCCCCAGA GTATGCATTAACTGGCCATCTGACAACTAAATCAGATGTTTATAGCTATGGTGTTGTCCTCTTGGAGTTGCTTACTGGAAGAGTTCCAGTTGATATGAAGAGAGCACCTGGCGAATGCGTTCTTGTAGCTTGG GCGTTGCCGCTGCTCACTGATAGAGAGAAGGTCGAAACAATAATGGATCCAAAACTGGAAGGTCAGTACTCTATGAAGGAAGTTGTTCAGGTAGCTGCCATAGCTGCAATGTGCGTACAACCAGAAGCAGATTACCGGCCACTAATGGCAGATGTTGTACAATCTCTGGTTCCTCTTGTGAAGCAGCACAGGCTTAAGGCAGGCAACTGCTCTAGCTTTAACACTACTCAATCTCCCAAGACATCAGACTTTAGCAAATCTAGTGCATGA